The following proteins come from a genomic window of Pseudomonas putida:
- the aldA gene encoding aldehyde dehydrogenase has product MTDTTYQNFIDNAFVPSEALIEVYNPANAQLLGRVPETPAEQVERAIAAARKAQKGWAAKTALERAGYLRQIAGKVRANAERLARIITQEGGKVPALAQVEVSFTADYLDYMAEWARRLEGEVLSSDRAHEHIFLMRKPLGVVAGILPWNFPFFLIARKMAPALLTGNTIVIKPSEETPINCYAFAQLVAETDLPAGVFNVVGGKGASVGHGLSSHAGVDLVSFTGSVATGARIMAAAAPNITKLNLELGGKAPAIVLADADLDLAVKAIVASRVINTGQVCNCAERVYVERKVADAFVDKVGQAMAATRYGDPSRQADLDMGPLINQAGLDKVAQMVRTAVGQGAKLVTGGQVADLGAGFHYQPTVLAGCTADMEIMRKEIFGPVLPIQVVDDLDEAIALANDSEYGLTSSLYTRDLNAALKACREIDFGETYINRENFEAMQGFHAGARKSGIGGADGKHGLYEYTRTQVVYIQG; this is encoded by the coding sequence ATGACAGACACGACCTACCAGAACTTCATCGACAACGCGTTTGTGCCCAGCGAGGCGCTGATCGAGGTCTACAACCCGGCTAATGCCCAGCTGCTCGGCCGGGTGCCAGAAACACCGGCTGAACAGGTGGAGCGCGCCATCGCAGCAGCACGCAAGGCGCAAAAGGGCTGGGCGGCGAAGACAGCCCTTGAGCGGGCAGGCTACTTGCGCCAGATCGCCGGCAAGGTACGGGCCAATGCCGAGCGCCTGGCGCGGATCATTACCCAGGAGGGCGGCAAGGTGCCGGCGCTGGCCCAGGTCGAGGTCAGCTTTACCGCCGACTACCTGGACTACATGGCCGAATGGGCGCGCCGCCTGGAGGGCGAGGTACTCAGCAGCGACCGTGCCCACGAACACATCTTCCTGATGCGCAAGCCATTGGGCGTGGTGGCGGGGATTCTGCCGTGGAATTTCCCTTTCTTCCTCATCGCACGCAAGATGGCGCCGGCGCTGCTCACTGGCAATACCATCGTGATCAAGCCCAGCGAGGAAACGCCCATCAATTGCTACGCGTTTGCCCAGTTGGTGGCCGAGACAGACCTGCCCGCTGGCGTGTTCAACGTGGTTGGTGGCAAAGGGGCGAGTGTCGGTCACGGCCTGTCGAGCCATGCCGGTGTCGACCTGGTGAGCTTCACCGGCAGCGTGGCGACCGGCGCGCGGATCATGGCCGCCGCCGCCCCGAACATCACCAAGCTGAACCTCGAACTGGGTGGCAAGGCCCCGGCGATCGTGCTGGCTGATGCCGACCTCGACCTGGCAGTTAAAGCCATCGTTGCCTCGCGCGTGATCAACACCGGCCAGGTTTGCAACTGTGCCGAACGGGTGTATGTGGAGCGCAAGGTGGCCGACGCCTTCGTCGACAAGGTAGGCCAGGCCATGGCGGCCACCCGCTATGGCGACCCCTCGCGCCAGGCCGACCTGGACATGGGGCCGCTGATCAACCAGGCCGGCCTCGACAAGGTGGCGCAGATGGTGCGCACGGCCGTAGGGCAGGGTGCCAAGTTGGTGACCGGGGGGCAGGTCGCCGACCTTGGCGCCGGGTTCCATTACCAGCCGACCGTGCTCGCCGGCTGTACGGCGGACATGGAGATCATGCGCAAGGAGATCTTCGGACCGGTACTGCCTATCCAAGTGGTCGACGATCTGGACGAGGCGATTGCCTTGGCCAATGACAGCGAGTACGGGCTGACCTCGTCACTCTATACCCGTGACCTGAATGCAGCGCTCAAGGCTTGCCGCGAGATCGACTTTGGCGAGACCTACATCAACCGCGAGAACTTCGAAGCCATGCAGGGCTTCCACGCCGGTGCGCGCAAGTCCGGTATCGGCGGGGCGGATGGCAAGCATGGTCTGTATGAGTACACGCGCACCCAGGTGGTGTACATCCAGGGGTAA